The Clostridiaceae bacterium HFYG-1003 genome includes a window with the following:
- a CDS encoding nuclear transport factor 2 family protein has protein sequence MEDFKVETGYQLTLDTVMDLWTKTYNSQGKPDWSHILPYYDDEIYFRDSIQEIRGIAEFREMTERLTNRSKDLSMHLVRAQQNGNDLFIEWEMTISYTKYPSSILYGISRFTINDKGKIVEQRDYYDLWGDIFDNIPRFGTRYRKFMKKKFG, from the coding sequence ATGGAAGATTTCAAAGTGGAGACAGGCTATCAGCTGACACTGGACACAGTGATGGATCTTTGGACAAAAACCTACAATAGTCAGGGAAAGCCCGACTGGTCCCATATCCTGCCGTATTATGACGATGAGATTTATTTCAGGGATTCCATCCAGGAAATCAGGGGAATTGCTGAGTTCAGAGAGATGACGGAACGGCTGACCAATCGCTCAAAGGATTTAAGCATGCATCTGGTCAGAGCCCAGCAGAACGGAAATGATCTCTTCATCGAATGGGAGATGACGATCAGTTATACGAAGTATCCTAGTTCGATCTTATATGGCATCTCCCGGTTCACCATCAATGATAAGGGCAAAATCGTCGAGCAGCGGGATTATTATGATTTGTGGGGCGACATCTTCGATAACATTCCTCGATTCGGGACCAGGTACCGTAAATTCATGAAGAAAAAGTTTGGGTAG
- a CDS encoding DHHW family protein encodes MEKFRQRLLIGLLAGYALVFSIWSALSPAGDMSWSERRLLNQRPVLTLANVASGFYMSRFEPYLQDQFPLRDNLRRLKALVSSKLLRQSDQHGIYLYQGIAGKLEEPLDPAGIRRKAALFSDLIRTQLSASAGRIWFALIPDKAQYLASDAGVPSVSHQDLADLLRQELSGCTVLDLKDQLTLEHFYRTDLHWRQEMLPDLAADLARRMGTSLSETWQTETLDAPFHGVYQSQSALAMEPDTLRYLTNEILAAVRVYDHETSRWSSLYDPAAAGGPDPYSLFLSGPKPLLTLENPASSNPRELLVFRDSFGSSLIPLLAEGYARITLIDLRYLSASRLDQLVDFHGQDVLFLYSAQVLNEGNFLP; translated from the coding sequence ATGGAAAAATTCAGGCAGCGTCTGCTGATCGGTCTGTTGGCCGGATATGCCCTCGTATTCAGCATCTGGTCGGCGCTGAGTCCCGCCGGTGACATGTCCTGGAGTGAGCGGCGGCTCCTGAACCAGCGCCCAGTGCTGACCCTTGCGAATGTAGCGTCCGGGTTCTACATGTCCCGGTTTGAACCCTACCTGCAGGATCAGTTCCCCTTGCGGGACAATCTGCGCCGTCTCAAGGCCCTGGTTTCGTCTAAGCTCCTGCGCCAAAGCGACCAGCACGGCATCTATCTGTATCAGGGCATCGCCGGAAAACTCGAAGAACCGCTGGATCCCGCTGGAATCCGGCGAAAAGCCGCCCTGTTCTCAGATCTCATCCGGACGCAGCTGTCCGCCAGCGCAGGCCGAATCTGGTTCGCCCTGATTCCGGACAAAGCTCAATATCTGGCTTCTGATGCCGGTGTCCCTTCCGTGAGTCACCAGGACCTGGCGGATCTGCTGCGGCAAGAGCTGTCCGGCTGCACCGTGCTGGATCTGAAAGACCAGCTGACTCTGGAGCATTTTTACCGCACCGACCTGCACTGGCGCCAGGAAATGCTGCCGGATCTGGCCGCGGATCTGGCCCGGCGGATGGGGACATCCCTGTCCGAAACCTGGCAGACCGAAACCCTCGACGCGCCCTTCCACGGCGTCTACCAGTCTCAGTCCGCACTGGCCATGGAACCGGACACCCTGCGCTATCTGACGAATGAGATTCTCGCGGCGGTAAGGGTCTATGACCACGAGACCAGCCGCTGGAGCAGCCTCTATGATCCCGCCGCTGCCGGCGGACCCGATCCCTATTCCCTCTTTCTGTCCGGACCCAAACCGCTGCTGACCCTGGAGAATCCTGCCAGCTCCAATCCCCGCGAACTCCTCGTCTTCCGCGACTCCTTCGGCTCCAGCCTGATTCCGCTCCTGGCTGAAGGGTATGCCCGCATCACCCTCATCGATCTGCGCTACCTTTCTGCATCCCGACTGGATCAGCTGGTCGACTTTCACGGTCAGGATGTCCTCTTTCTCTACAGTGCTCAGGTCCTGAACGAAGGCAATTTTCTTCCGTAG
- a CDS encoding HEAT repeat domain-containing protein, which yields MSRVDEYRASLKQRSDWDQYLLEESRLPGPRANLELAQAVALEGNLELFLRYLQYSAQEAPYGSCLEFLPVCGVLGLGEILSEDHTELFEQLRRAASDPRWRIREAAAMALQNYGDRNPDRLLQEMKAWSQGTWLEKRAAAAALCEPRLLRRMEDPGPVFDLLDQMTQSLYESRDRTSEDLKVLRQGLGYCWSVAAVSAPDAGKSRMEHWLVQTDPDIRWIMKENLKKNRLKKMDPVWTEHWLAVLSNKAV from the coding sequence GTGAGCAGAGTCGATGAGTACCGGGCAAGTCTGAAACAACGCAGCGACTGGGATCAGTATCTGCTGGAAGAGTCGCGCCTGCCGGGCCCCCGGGCCAATCTGGAGCTGGCTCAGGCGGTGGCTCTGGAAGGAAATCTGGAGCTGTTTCTTCGGTATTTGCAGTACTCGGCGCAGGAAGCGCCGTACGGTTCCTGCCTGGAATTTTTGCCGGTCTGCGGTGTGCTGGGGCTGGGGGAAATCCTCTCAGAGGATCATACGGAGCTCTTTGAACAGCTGCGCCGGGCAGCCTCCGATCCTCGCTGGAGAATCCGGGAAGCAGCCGCCATGGCCCTGCAGAACTACGGTGACCGGAATCCGGATCGGCTGCTGCAGGAGATGAAAGCCTGGAGTCAGGGCACCTGGCTGGAAAAACGGGCGGCGGCCGCCGCGCTGTGCGAACCCCGGCTGCTCCGGCGAATGGAAGATCCTGGACCGGTCTTTGACCTGCTCGATCAGATGACCCAGAGTCTCTATGAGAGCCGGGATCGCACATCAGAGGATCTGAAAGTGCTTCGCCAGGGCCTGGGCTACTGCTGGAGCGTCGCGGCGGTGTCGGCACCGGACGCGGGAAAGAGCCGAATGGAGCATTGGCTGGTTCAGACCGATCCGGACATTCGTTGGATCATGAAGGAAAATTTGAAGAAAAACCGGCTGAAGAAAATGGATCCTGTCTGGACCGAACACTGGCTGGCGGTAC
- a CDS encoding MBL fold metallo-hydrolase — protein MTRQMRELTIRITRCSRASWFRLDIAGCILHLDPGYTGYFENQGIPMEALSEKADIVLISHDHKDHLQPVALDLISDPKTMIFAPRRAAAKIARPGVTVVEVGDVWTVGPLRMTAVMACNVPESHSTRKVHHPGDGVGYLIQSPDWFVYFAGDTDRIPEMKELGSPDLAMLPIGGTFVMDPEEAAQALEWIRPRWVIPMHESKEDPAIFEQIVRSRSDVAVLRLKPGETVEV, from the coding sequence TTGACCAGACAAATGAGGGAACTGACCATCCGGATCACCCGGTGCTCGCGGGCGTCCTGGTTCAGGCTGGACATCGCCGGCTGCATTCTTCATCTGGATCCCGGGTATACGGGATATTTTGAGAATCAGGGGATTCCCATGGAAGCACTGAGTGAGAAGGCGGATATCGTCCTGATCTCCCATGACCATAAGGATCACCTCCAGCCGGTTGCCCTGGATCTGATCAGTGACCCCAAAACCATGATTTTTGCACCCCGGCGGGCTGCCGCAAAAATTGCCCGGCCTGGGGTTACGGTGGTGGAGGTGGGGGATGTCTGGACTGTGGGCCCGCTTCGGATGACGGCGGTCATGGCATGCAATGTACCTGAGAGTCACTCCACCCGTAAAGTCCATCATCCAGGGGATGGGGTGGGCTATCTGATTCAGAGCCCGGACTGGTTCGTCTACTTCGCGGGCGACACGGACCGGATCCCCGAGATGAAAGAACTGGGCTCACCGGATCTGGCCATGCTGCCAATCGGCGGCACCTTTGTCATGGACCCCGAAGAAGCGGCCCAGGCGTTGGAGTGGATCCGTCCGCGCTGGGTGATTCCGATGCATGAATCCAAGGAGGATCCGGCGATCTTTGAGCAGATCGTCCGCAGTCGGAGTGATGTGGCCGTGCTCCGGCTCAAGCCGGGAGAGACCGTCGAAGTCTGA
- a CDS encoding SDR family NAD(P)-dependent oxidoreductase, producing MKNNGIKIGIYFKEYRISNVLAMIKNGRKQPLICPDECQGKLVVITGATSGIGYAAARKFASKGADLICVNRNKEQSLALKQELEHEFGITCEYILADFSDLDQTHQAAHQLLQMGRSIDILIHNAGIYLTSRQTTAGGIEKVFMVNYLSSFIMNYILKDRLISEGKARILLVNSEGHRFAAWGLRFDDLDWSKRHYTGLKSYGSAKLAQLLAMNQFQEYFQDSGVTINAMHPGAVKTSAGQDNGRLYQWFKRNLLDKKLDSVSIAAQAIYYLGVSQDIESVSGQFFNLTTWEEPAPPALDESSAKILWQKSLEMGGLNESYTATIL from the coding sequence ATGAAAAACAATGGAATCAAAATCGGCATATATTTTAAGGAATATCGGATCTCAAATGTACTGGCCATGATCAAAAACGGCAGGAAACAGCCCCTGATTTGCCCGGACGAGTGTCAGGGCAAACTGGTGGTTATCACCGGCGCTACGTCAGGAATCGGTTACGCTGCTGCCAGAAAGTTTGCCTCAAAGGGGGCCGACCTGATTTGCGTGAACAGAAACAAGGAACAGTCGCTGGCTTTGAAGCAGGAGTTGGAGCATGAGTTTGGGATTACCTGTGAGTACATCCTGGCAGATTTCAGTGATCTGGATCAGACACACCAGGCGGCCCATCAGCTGCTGCAGATGGGGCGATCCATTGATATCCTGATTCACAATGCCGGCATTTATCTGACCAGTCGCCAAACCACAGCCGGCGGTATTGAGAAAGTCTTCATGGTCAATTATCTGTCCTCATTTATTATGAACTACATCCTGAAGGATCGCTTAATATCTGAGGGGAAGGCCAGAATCCTCCTGGTGAACTCGGAGGGCCATCGCTTTGCGGCCTGGGGACTTCGGTTTGATGATCTGGACTGGTCGAAGAGACATTATACCGGCCTGAAAAGTTATGGATCGGCAAAACTGGCCCAACTTTTGGCGATGAATCAGTTTCAGGAGTATTTTCAGGACTCCGGAGTAACGATCAATGCCATGCATCCCGGAGCCGTAAAAACATCCGCCGGACAGGATAATGGGCGCCTTTATCAGTGGTTTAAACGGAATTTACTGGACAAAAAGTTGGATTCCGTTTCAATAGCCGCGCAGGCTATATATTATTTGGGCGTTTCACAGGACATTGAATCTGTCAGCGGCCAATTTTTCAATCTAACCACGTGGGAAGAACCTGCTCCGCCGGCATTGGATGAAAGCAGTGCAAAAATTCTTTGGCAGAAAAGCCTGGAAATGGGGGGACTGAATGAATCATACACAGCAACAATCCTATGA
- a CDS encoding FAD-binding oxidoreductase: MGRHEEKVGRISRQLKERTSTQPLSLKKKTVSHVVPRPEDKKHLDQKLDVSDLNEILSIDPQARVCIAEPGVTFEELVRETLRHGLVPVVVPELKTITIGGAVAGCSIESMSYKFGGFHDSCLEYEIVTAKGEVVSCTPDNENQLVFQMVHGTFGTLGIITRLTFRLVPAKPYVWLTYEKYPTLDEYKAAIHRHYTLQDADFMDGIIHSPREYVLSIGQFVDQAPYTHSYDWMRIYYRSTSQRQEDYLKTADYFFRYDKGVTNVHPQSFLLRLLFGKIINSNTTLQIANKFRKIIPSGQIPITVDTFIPFSKINDFMDWYEAEVNHFPLWCVPYKIVSHYEWLSKEYCSQIQDELFLDIALYGMKRDDPQHVYRIIEKKLMELGAIKTLISTNAYSEEEFWSIWNKDNFDQVKARTDPDNIFRGLYEKTCLSSRGMGR; encoded by the coding sequence ATGGGCAGACATGAAGAGAAAGTTGGCAGGATATCCAGGCAACTCAAGGAACGAACGAGTACACAACCTTTGTCATTAAAGAAAAAAACGGTATCGCACGTGGTGCCCAGGCCAGAGGATAAAAAACATCTTGATCAGAAGCTGGATGTCAGCGATTTGAATGAGATTCTTTCGATCGATCCGCAGGCCCGGGTCTGCATTGCCGAACCGGGGGTGACGTTTGAGGAGCTTGTCCGGGAAACACTGCGGCACGGTCTGGTGCCGGTGGTCGTGCCTGAACTGAAAACCATCACCATCGGCGGAGCGGTGGCTGGATGTTCCATCGAGTCCATGTCCTACAAGTTTGGCGGTTTCCATGACAGCTGCCTCGAGTATGAGATCGTGACAGCCAAGGGGGAAGTTGTAAGCTGCACGCCGGACAATGAGAATCAGCTGGTATTCCAAATGGTGCACGGAACATTCGGCACCCTGGGGATCATTACCCGGCTGACTTTCCGACTGGTTCCGGCCAAACCCTATGTCTGGCTGACCTATGAGAAATATCCAACTCTTGATGAATACAAGGCAGCGATCCATCGGCACTATACCTTGCAGGACGCTGACTTCATGGACGGCATCATCCATTCCCCCCGCGAATATGTCCTGAGCATCGGCCAGTTCGTGGATCAGGCACCCTATACTCACAGCTATGACTGGATGCGGATCTACTATCGCAGTACGTCCCAGCGTCAGGAAGACTACCTCAAGACCGCGGATTATTTTTTCCGATACGACAAAGGTGTGACAAATGTCCACCCCCAGTCCTTCCTGCTGCGGCTCCTGTTCGGCAAAATCATCAACTCCAACACCACCCTGCAGATCGCCAACAAATTCCGGAAAATCATCCCGTCGGGACAGATTCCCATCACGGTGGATACTTTTATTCCGTTTTCCAAAATCAATGATTTCATGGACTGGTACGAAGCGGAAGTTAATCACTTTCCGCTGTGGTGCGTCCCCTACAAGATCGTCAGTCATTACGAATGGCTGTCCAAAGAGTACTGCAGCCAGATTCAGGATGAACTCTTTCTTGATATTGCCCTCTATGGGATGAAACGGGACGACCCGCAGCATGTGTACCGGATCATCGAGAAGAAGCTGATGGAGCTGGGAGCGATCAAAACATTGATTTCGACGAATGCTTATTCCGAAGAAGAATTCTGGAGCATCTGGAACAAGGACAACTTTGACCAGGTGAAAGCCAGAACCGATCCGGACAACATCTTCCGGGGACTGTACGAGAAGACCTGTCTCAGTTCGAGGGGAATGGGCCGCTAG
- a CDS encoding RNA polymerase sigma factor, with protein MEDEQIVDLYWRRSEEAIGETARRFGPYCLRIAVNILWDPQDSEECVNDTYLRAWQAMPPHRPNRLWAFLGKITRNLAINRLEERQALKRGGGEFEPSLDELLPCIPDSGGLDQALAIRQLTEGINRFLGTQSTQARSMFVCRYFYCDAIQTIAQQFHCSESQVKSSLFRTRNRLRHFLEKEEIMQ; from the coding sequence ATGGAAGACGAACAGATCGTTGACCTATACTGGCGGCGGTCGGAGGAAGCAATCGGCGAAACCGCCCGGCGGTTTGGCCCGTACTGCCTTCGAATCGCGGTGAATATCCTGTGGGATCCGCAGGACAGCGAGGAGTGTGTCAATGATACCTACCTTCGGGCCTGGCAGGCGATGCCGCCGCATCGGCCGAATCGTCTGTGGGCATTTCTGGGGAAGATTACGCGAAATCTGGCCATCAACCGACTGGAGGAGCGGCAGGCTTTGAAGCGTGGGGGCGGTGAATTCGAACCCTCGCTGGATGAACTGTTGCCCTGCATTCCGGATTCCGGCGGACTGGATCAGGCTCTGGCCATTCGGCAGCTGACGGAGGGGATCAATCGATTCCTGGGGACTCAATCCACCCAGGCAAGAAGTATGTTTGTCTGCCGCTATTTTTACTGTGATGCCATCCAGACCATCGCCCAGCAGTTTCACTGCAGCGAGAGTCAGGTGAAATCCAGCCTGTTCCGGACGCGAAACCGCCTCCGGCATTTTCTGGAAAAGGAGGAGATCATGCAATGA
- a CDS encoding sigma-70 family RNA polymerase sigma factor → MDDAQLMKAIGKDPGKGWELLIHQYSGLLWHIAGGILRDPEDIEETVADVFVEAWQNWHRFNPERGSLKSYLGVIALRRAIDRRRRVRCDLPLEEDWLGAEEEEVLPQILTREQSREVLDLVDTLKEPDRSLVIGRYFFGRSARELAQVHDLTPNTVDQRIRRALAKLRQYREVNLA, encoded by the coding sequence ATGGACGATGCGCAGCTGATGAAGGCCATTGGCAAAGATCCCGGGAAAGGCTGGGAACTACTGATCCATCAATATTCGGGGCTGCTCTGGCATATCGCCGGAGGGATTTTAAGAGATCCCGAAGATATCGAAGAAACGGTCGCGGATGTATTTGTGGAGGCCTGGCAGAACTGGCACCGGTTCAATCCGGAGCGGGGAAGTCTCAAGAGTTATCTTGGAGTCATTGCGCTGCGCCGGGCGATTGACCGCCGGCGCCGCGTTCGGTGCGACCTGCCTCTGGAAGAAGACTGGCTGGGGGCGGAGGAGGAAGAAGTGCTGCCCCAGATTTTAACCCGGGAGCAGTCCCGGGAGGTTCTGGATCTGGTGGATACCCTGAAGGAGCCGGACCGAAGCCTGGTGATCGGCCGCTACTTCTTCGGTCGCTCCGCCAGGGAACTGGCCCAAGTCCATGATCTGACGCCCAATACCGTGGATCAGCGGATCCGCAGAGCCCTCGCAAAGCTTCGACAGTACCGGGAGGTGAATCTGGCATGA
- a CDS encoding NAD(P)/FAD-dependent oxidoreductase gives MNHTQQQSYDAIIVGAGLAGLSCAVFLSQSGKRILLIEKNAELGGLVHSFNRDGFVFDAGARAILGVVLNMLKELKLEVEVVPSKVSLGVEDHIILIDDASSVMDYRDLLKKMYPDRTEEIDHFIRAMVKIMKLIDIIYGIDNPLFKDIPGDKSYLLKELLPWLPKFLYAMNRMEALSEPCEEYVQDLVQDQGLADIIAQHFFKGTPAFFALSYFTLYRSYVYPKGGTGAVTEALAKKIREHQGEILTNTVIRQVQADRQVVVDDQGMEYRYRNLVWAADLKTLYDITELGSLSPAVKRRVEDRKTQIAQGKPSESVFSLYLGVDLPVDYFKKALIGHLFYTPSRKGLGSIHRNELTQLLEKWEQLEKGEILSWLSRFLKYNTFEISIPAVRDSSLAPEGKTGLIISVLMEAELFKKVDASGWYEEFRIEIENTILRILSESLFPELKDRVERQFSFTPLSIEKRVGSTDGAIVGWSFQAHIPVIDQMRKVNQSIRTPIPNVFQVGQWAYSPAGTPTCIITGKLAADQIAKKDKGRSGPG, from the coding sequence ATGAATCATACACAGCAACAATCCTATGATGCGATCATCGTTGGCGCAGGACTGGCCGGGCTTTCCTGTGCCGTGTTTTTATCTCAATCGGGCAAGAGGATCCTGCTGATTGAAAAAAATGCTGAATTAGGCGGTCTGGTCCATTCCTTCAATCGGGACGGGTTTGTGTTTGATGCGGGTGCCCGGGCGATTTTAGGTGTCGTGCTGAATATGCTCAAAGAACTGAAGCTGGAGGTGGAGGTGGTTCCCAGCAAAGTTTCCCTTGGGGTGGAAGATCATATCATTTTGATTGATGATGCCTCTTCGGTGATGGATTACCGGGATCTTTTGAAGAAGATGTATCCGGATCGGACGGAAGAGATTGACCATTTCATCCGAGCCATGGTGAAAATCATGAAGTTGATCGACATCATTTACGGCATCGACAATCCGTTGTTTAAGGATATTCCGGGGGACAAATCCTATTTATTGAAGGAGCTTTTGCCCTGGCTGCCCAAATTTCTGTATGCCATGAACCGGATGGAAGCCCTGTCAGAGCCATGCGAAGAATATGTGCAGGACCTCGTGCAGGATCAGGGACTCGCCGATATCATTGCGCAGCACTTTTTCAAAGGAACTCCAGCATTTTTTGCACTGAGCTACTTCACGCTGTACAGAAGTTATGTTTACCCCAAAGGCGGCACCGGTGCAGTGACGGAGGCATTGGCGAAAAAAATCCGGGAACATCAGGGCGAGATACTGACCAATACAGTGATCCGTCAGGTTCAGGCGGACCGGCAGGTAGTTGTCGACGACCAGGGAATGGAATATCGATATCGGAACCTGGTCTGGGCCGCGGATTTAAAGACGCTGTACGATATCACCGAGCTGGGCAGCCTGTCCCCTGCTGTTAAGCGGCGTGTCGAAGACCGAAAAACCCAAATCGCTCAGGGCAAGCCCAGTGAATCAGTCTTCTCGCTGTATCTGGGCGTGGATCTCCCGGTGGACTATTTTAAGAAAGCTCTGATCGGGCATCTTTTTTACACCCCATCCAGAAAGGGTCTGGGCAGCATTCACCGAAATGAGCTGACTCAACTGCTCGAGAAGTGGGAACAGCTGGAGAAAGGAGAGATTCTGTCCTGGCTGTCCCGTTTTCTGAAATACAATACGTTTGAAATCTCCATCCCAGCGGTACGGGATTCAAGCCTTGCTCCGGAGGGAAAAACCGGCTTAATCATCAGCGTCCTGATGGAAGCGGAATTATTTAAAAAGGTTGATGCATCCGGATGGTATGAAGAGTTCAGAATTGAAATTGAGAATACCATCCTCCGGATTCTGTCTGAGAGCTTATTTCCCGAACTCAAAGACCGCGTGGAGCGACAGTTTTCGTTTACACCCTTAAGCATTGAGAAAAGGGTTGGCAGCACCGACGGGGCAATTGTAGGATGGTCGTTTCAGGCGCACATTCCGGTCATCGATCAGATGCGCAAAGTGAATCAATCGATCCGTACACCAATCCCGAATGTTTTTCAGGTCGGTCAATGGGCTTACAGTCCGGCTGGCACCCCGACCTGCATCATCACCGGGAAATTGGCCGCTGACCAGATTGCTAAAAAAGACAAGGGCAGGTCCGGACCCGGATGA
- a CDS encoding MBOAT family protein: protein MVFSSITFLFCFLPAALLLCHAVPARWQNGALLLVSLVFYGWGEPRSLWLLLLSLLAGWWTGRAIEDRPKSRKRFWLTASLVVSLGALALFKYADFLLATLSALTGTAFLPLGLKLPIGISFYTFQMVSYTLDVYRGTVPAQRRLVDLGAYITMFPQLIAGPIVRYSDIQPQLERRSVNLADAALGLRRFLLGLGKKVLLANTLGSLVETARTTRDPSLLFLWLYAAAFCLQIYYDFSGYSDMAIGLGKLLGFSFMENFNYPFTARSITDFWRRWHISLGTWFRDYVYVPLGGNRCSRPRWIRNLILVWGLTGLWHGAAWNFVLWGLGFALVLLAEKLWLSRILEKIGRLRHVYVLLLIAVSFVLFDSTNLTLAWTRISGLFGAGDLPLVSPTAWYQLRSYGWLLIVAALGSTPWPARTCRALEGSRAGMAIQLTEPPFLLGLAVCITAFLVDGSFNPFLYFRF from the coding sequence ATGGTATTTTCCAGCATCACCTTCTTATTCTGCTTTCTGCCGGCGGCACTGCTGCTTTGTCATGCGGTGCCCGCCCGATGGCAGAACGGGGCACTCCTTCTGGTCAGCCTGGTCTTTTATGGCTGGGGGGAGCCGCGTTCGCTGTGGCTCCTGCTGCTCAGCCTGCTGGCAGGCTGGTGGACGGGGCGGGCCATCGAAGACCGTCCGAAATCCCGAAAACGCTTCTGGCTCACGGCATCTCTGGTGGTTTCCCTGGGTGCCCTGGCTCTGTTTAAATATGCGGATTTTCTGCTCGCGACGCTCTCCGCCCTGACCGGAACTGCCTTTTTGCCGCTGGGCCTGAAGCTGCCCATCGGCATCAGCTTTTATACCTTCCAGATGGTCAGCTATACCCTCGATGTGTATCGCGGAACGGTTCCGGCCCAGCGCCGGCTGGTGGACCTGGGCGCCTACATCACTATGTTTCCCCAGCTCATCGCCGGGCCCATTGTCCGCTACAGCGACATCCAGCCTCAGCTGGAACGCCGCTCCGTGAATCTGGCCGATGCAGCGCTTGGCCTGCGCCGGTTTCTCCTGGGACTGGGCAAGAAAGTCCTGCTGGCCAATACCCTGGGCAGCCTGGTTGAAACCGCCCGCACCACCAGGGATCCGTCCCTGCTGTTTTTATGGCTCTACGCTGCGGCCTTCTGTCTGCAGATCTATTATGACTTCTCAGGCTACAGCGACATGGCCATTGGACTGGGCAAGCTCCTGGGCTTCTCCTTTATGGAGAATTTCAACTATCCCTTCACCGCCCGCAGCATCACGGACTTCTGGCGGCGCTGGCACATATCCCTGGGAACCTGGTTTCGCGATTATGTCTATGTGCCGCTGGGGGGCAACCGTTGCAGTCGGCCCCGCTGGATCCGGAATCTGATTCTGGTGTGGGGTCTGACGGGCCTGTGGCACGGAGCCGCCTGGAACTTCGTTCTGTGGGGACTGGGCTTTGCCCTGGTCCTGCTGGCGGAGAAGCTTTGGCTCAGCCGGATTCTGGAAAAAATCGGGAGGCTGCGCCATGTCTATGTCCTGCTGCTGATTGCGGTCAGCTTCGTCCTGTTTGATTCGACGAATCTGACGCTGGCATGGACCCGGATCAGCGGTTTGTTCGGCGCCGGCGATCTGCCCCTCGTCTCCCCCACTGCCTGGTATCAGCTGCGCAGTTATGGCTGGCTCCTGATCGTGGCAGCCCTTGGCTCCACCCCATGGCCCGCCCGCACCTGCCGCGCCCTGGAGGGCAGCCGCGCCGGCATGGCGATTCAGCTGACGGAACCCCCGTTTCTGCTGGGCCTGGCCGTTTGCATCACCGCCTTCCTGGTGGATGGCAGCTTCAACCCGTTTTTATATTTCCGCTTTTAA